TCGCTGTTCAAGGAATGGATACAGATACTAATGAATGATAGAATGGTAGAATGGTTAAAAACactagcattttattttgttttattgtagacagggcctcactgttgcccaggctagagttccatagcacaatcatggctcactgtagccccagcctcctgagctcaagtgatcctcctgcctcagcctcccatgtagctgggattacaggtgtgcaccagcacccctggctaattaagttttttttttttttttttttggtagagacagggtcttactatgttgcccaggctgattttgaactttttttttttttttatatatacaacaaatttttaattatgtactgaaaataaattacaggaaataactttaaaatgcaaCAGAGGACAAAGTCACAATAAACATTCCCATTGAATTCCCTTGGGGCGGGGGTGAGATTGCAGTGCTCAAGATAAATATCACAAATATATCAAAAACTTCAAATTGTCTATGCATTCACACACTGACATGAGCCACAAACATTCCTTTCACAGGGACTGTACTTATTTAGCCTACCACAGGACCAGATTTTGCCATAAACTACAAAACTTTTAatacaaaattgtatttatatatttataattcatatACATGCCCTATCTgtgattttacaaaataaaagctaCACACTGTACAGACACTCTTAACTCATAGCTGTAGGCAACATTTTTGGATGGAATTTCTTCCCCAATAAAATTAATGGCATATTTTATGTACATGAAGGCTAAACTGCAAAAGACAGTTCAGTTTCCCAGATATGCATCTCCTTTTAGGGCaggtttataaatttaaaaaggcaagacAAATGTACACCTCAGAATTACTTTCTTAGCTACAAGAGTTGTCATGTAATTTCTGTGAAGTTTCTGATACATGCATTTATGTAATACTGGTATTGAAGGCGGTAAAGcaatatatacttttaatgtaGTGGCTCAATAAAGGCTTCATTGTCATTCCAATCTGGTTCTTGAAACAGTGATTCATAAAttctctaaaaactaaaatttcaatGGGACACTGGGTTAAAGAGACTCTAAATAgacttctgaaaatatttccctgAAATATCCTTTTACGTAAGACAAATTCACTAACATTAgattaagtaaaaagaaataaaagaattaaacatGGCACAAAGGTGCATGATTAACCAATGCTCCTCAGCAAATCTGCATGTCTTAGGAGCCATTAAAAGAATGCTTAAAACTAACAAACAATTTTCACACTCTGTGGCAGCCATCTGTGAAGCCAGTTACACTAAACTACTTCTACAGTTGATTGTaaactttggtttatttttatttgagttcTCATTGTACAGCAAGcatgaaaaaaaagagagtggaGTCCGTGAGGAGATGAACTGTCAGTCTGTCTTTAATCTGGAATGATGAGACACCTGGTCAGTCAGGCCTGCTTTGATAGAGTTTGTTACAGACTGCCTTATGTTTTCCTCCATCAAATTATCACCCAGGGGCTTCAATACCTGTTCCCATAGTGTTTCAGCAATCTGATCAATCATTGTTCCAATTTCTCTGAACTCCCCAGAGTATTTAACATATGCCCAAGTACAAAGAAATGTCAGTGCTAACCCCATGACAAGGTTACACAAGACGGCTATAGAGTTTAGGCCAATGAAGCCAGTCAGTCCTGAGATTATATACATAGCAAACATGACCGCAAACAGTGTGGCTGGGGTACGAGCAGCATAGAAGATATTTTTGCCATCATTGTGCTTTATAAAATTTGCATAGGTTTCTTCAATTTCAGCTTCAAGCTGGTCCTGATAACGTCGGCAGAACTCATCTCCACCCATGTTTTTTACAGAACAAAATTGTTTGATCGCCACTTCCTTGAGATCCAAGTGTTTTCGCTCCAGATCTGAAGGTGCAATGTAAGGCTTGTCCCCTCCACATACCTGTTCCATACTTTTACAATAGGTATCTCTTGCTCCTACTACTGCAGCAAGATTATTAGCTTCAGCTGTTGCCTGAAGCATGGACTTTGGATGTGGAAGTTCCTCTCCTTGATAAATTTTGATGTAAGCCTTAAAATATTCTACAAGATCTCTACAAGTGACTTTAGATCCACTTATCTCTTTTTCTACCAAATTTTCAGGGGCAAGCAGCAATGGAACCAGATTTCGAAGCTCTCGTTTAAAGTCTTCATCAATATCTTTCAATCTCCCATCAAAACTAGGATTAGTTGCAACTTTAAGACCAGGATGTGGCAAAAGGAAGCAACCAAGATTTGAGAAACAATTGTGTATGTGCTTCCTTACATTCTGAAGCTcttcatgttgattttttttttacctgtaatCTCTTTTCAAGAAACTGCTTTCCACCTTCCAAACCATATGAATGTTCGTAAGGATAGCTCCAATCTCGAATCAAAAACATTAATGTCTGAAATGGTTTCTGGTAGATTTCTTCCATCGCAAGTCTTCCATACTCTGTAAATAATTGCAAATGTTGAAGATCATCTTCTTGAATATTCTGAGACAGATTATATACCTGGACAGAGCTAGTCATAGTGCTCAGAGCAAACACCGTTGCACAGTCTTTGATAGTTGACTGGCTATCAAAGGCACCCTGGGTATCCATAAGCAGCACGGCAACTTTCGTTCCATTAGGTCTGTCAATCACAAATACTTCATTCCAAACTTGTATGCCTGTTGTTTCTCTTTCACAGCCACCTCGCCATGTAAAGCCTGTCAATGGTTCATTGTTTCCACCAATCCAACTTTGAGAATCCTTGTTATACATGTATCTAAGCATGAAGTCCAGTAGAAATGACTTCCCTTTACGAAAAGCTCCTGCTACAGATACCACTACTATGTTAAGATCTCGTATGTGCTCCTGTAGCAGTATCTGCTCCAAAGCTTCTTCATCAAGTTCAAAGTTATGGTCATCTTCATGAGCAAGAACAATCTGTACTGGACATGGTTTCTTCATAACCTCATCAGAATTTACTAAGTCATCATCTTCATAATTCTCACCTAGGGAGGTCGTGGACGAGACGTGGTTAACCGCGGCGCTTGGGTCGCTGGTCCGCCGCCGGCGCCGCAGCCCCTGGTGCGGTTGCTGCCCTAGCGCTGCCTCGTCCCCCTCCGCCATCTTGTACCGATTTAAAATTAACTCCCCCTGAACTCTTgtcctcaagcaatgctcccacctccgcctctcaaaggggtgggattacagaagtgagtcaCTGCCCAGTTAATGCTAGTATTTTAGAGTAcaaactctggagccagacagctCGGGTTCAGTTTCTGGCTTCTCAACTTaccaagctgtgtgaccttgtatAAGTCATATAACCTTCCTGTGTCTCAGGCTACTCAAGAGTAAACTGGGGATAACTACATTACCTAACTCATTTGATTGCTATGATTAAATGGggaaatacatgtaaagcacttagaatagcaCCTCTCATGTGGTtaagtgatatatatattttagttgttGTTATAATGACttcaaattacttttaaaatgtaaaagcataTCTGGTTCCAGAAGAAGATGGTGAACCAGCAATAGCTGCTGGCTTCCTTCCCAAACCCAACCCTGCAGATGCCACAGAAGAGGTGGGAAGTGGTTGGAGTTCAGAACAGTTCCCAGTAACAAAACCCTTGATGGTTTGGCCCCATGGGGGGATGAGATGGCTTAGAGTGGGAAAAGGTCAGAGGCCACAGATGGAGGATCAGCCCAGGTGGAGCTTTCTAAGTTGCATTCTTTTTTGTCCTTCTTTTCTGGAAGGCTTATTACCTGTTCTGTGAATATATAGAGCAGACACTTGGCAGGGCAGACCCAGTGCTAACCCAAAGTGGTGTGATAATATTAAGGAATGGGGGCTTGGAAAGCTCCTAGAAAAAGTGCAGACTCATCAAAGCTGGCCAGTAACTGAGCATTCCTTTCCTACCTCTCCCTCTGACCTCTGAGCTAGGGAGTTACAACCAATATCATGCACCTGTAGATTCCCTCCACACTGTAAGGCAGAAATCCTGTAAGGGTCTCTGGGGGCTCATAGGCTAGGGACTGGAAAGAAGAGTTGACTCAGCTCAGCTCTAGAGGCTCTGTACTCTAAGTCCTTTCAATCCAGAAACCCTGAAACTCATGTGGAGTTTCTGGGCTGACACATCTTCCCAGGAACAAAGAGTTATATAGAAAAACCATCgcataggccaggcgtggtggcttacgcctgtaatcccggcattttggaaggcagaggcgggaggataacctgaggtcaggagtttgagaccagcctggccaacatggtgaaacaccatctctactaaaattacaaaattagctgggcatcatggtgcatgcctgtaaccccagctactcaggaggctggggcaggagaatcacttgaacctgggaggcagaggttgcagtgaggtgagatcacaccattgcacttcagcctgggcaacaatagtgaaactgtcagaaaaaaaaaaaaaaaaaaaaaaaaaaaaagaaggccaggcacggtggctcacgcctgtaatcccagcactttgggaggctgacgtgggtggctcacctgaggtcacgagttcgagaccagcctggccaacatggtgaaaccccatctctactaaaaatacaaaatttgcctgGCATAGTctcacacgcctgtggtcccagttactcaaggggctgaggcaggataattgcttggactcaggaggcagagctacAGTGAGcaagatcgagtcactgcactccagcctgggcgaaagaataagactctgtttcaaataaataaataaaaagaaaatctattggATAGATTGGATATGAAAACATCAACTGCTCAAATGAATAATTCAGTGAAATAGGTTGGATATTAAAATGGATAGAGTTGAAAAAGCAATTACTGACCTGAGGAAATGAGTCTAAAGCATTCATAAAAGTagaccaggcgaggtggctcacgcctgtaatcccagcactttgggaggccgattaaccaggcatggtggtgggcgcctgtagtcccagctactcgggaggctaaggcaggagaatggcgtgaacccgggaggcagagcttgcagtgagccaacattgtgccactgcagtccagcctgagtgacagagcgagactccgtctcaaaaaaaaaaaaaaaaaaagaattcataaaaGTAATCGGTAATGGATAGAGAtgaagtaaatgaaagaaaagttaattaATAGGGAGGATAGAAGAATAAATGTTAGTAGCCTTGTGAGAACAGAATATAGTCATTAAAAGGAGAGTGTACttaaataatgaaagagaatTTCTCAGATTTAGACAAATGTCTTAAGATTTAAAGGGGTCATTgtacacacgcacatacacacacacacacaggaacagtgaaataaaaaattgtgaaagacaaagaaaaaatatttttaaaatgatcaggccgggcgcggtggctcaagcctgtaatcccagcactttgggaggccgagacgggcggatcacgaggtcaggagatcgagaccatcctggctaacacggtgaaaccccatctctactaaaaaatacaaaaaactagccgggcgaggtggcgggcgcctgtagtcccagctactcgggaggctgaggcaggagaatggcgtaaatccgggaggcggagcttgcagtgatctgagatccggccactgcactccagcccggacgacagagccagactccgtctcaaaaaaaaaaaaaaaaaaaaaaaagatcagagagAAATAGCAGGttacttacaaaagaaaaatatttaaaccttCATTGGGTCTCTCAAACACCACACTGGAGGCAAGGATACAATGGTGTAATAACTCCAAAGTGTTTAACGaaaggtttttgtgtgtgtgtgtgtgtgtgtgtgtgtgtgtgtgtgtgtttgagacagagtccgctttgtcactcaggctggggtgcagtggcatgatctgcctcccagtttctagcaattctcctcctcagcctcttgagtaactggagCTACAGACGcacactaccacactcagctaatttttgtagttttagtagagatggggtttttccatgttggccaggctgatctcgaactcctgacctgaggtgatctgcccgccttggcctcccaacgtcctgggattataggagtaagccactgcacccagcaaaagaaaggaatttttatatttggtGGAGTAAGGCAATGTCAGGCATATAACACTTCAGGAGATTGAAGACACAGGAAAATGTTTAAGCAAACAACTATTTATTGCACTTATTAAAGACTGTAAGGAAGGACCAGtctgcagtagctcatgcctgtaatcccagcacattgggagcctgaggcaagaggatttgttgagcccaggaattgaagaccaacctgggcaacatggcggaaccccgtctctacaaattatacaaaaattagatgggcatatCAAGTTCCTGAGTCTGtagagaactgaaaaaaaaaacaaaaacaaaaacaaaaacctgggtgtggtggtgcgtacctgtagttccagctactcgggaggctggggcaggaagattgcttgggctctggagtttgaggctgcagtgagctaggattaggtcactgcactccagcctgagtgacagagtgagactttgtctctgaaagcaaaaaaaaaaaaaaagatcgtaAGGATGAATTTACTCAGAGGCGGGACTACTGTGATAGGTACAAGGACCACTGCAATGGGGTCTTGCGGTAGGAGAGTGATATTAGGATCGACTTCGACTCCACCAAAGACAAGTGGGGATTTGCAGTCAAGGAGTAGGAGCAGGGGCGGGGCAGGGGGGCAGTCAAAAGATGGGAAATTACTTGAAGGAAATCTCAGGTGCAAGGGATTCTGGCTAAACGGACTTGACAGGATTTTTGCTGAAACAGGCTAAATGGGCAGAGTACCTGGATGAAGGACAGAGCCTGAGGTTGGGACCTAGTCATTAACAGGACTCAGAGGAGCCCCACTCAAGTTTGGTCAAAGGAGAGTGTCTCTGTCTGAAAGCATAAGCAATAAAGTCAACAGCAGTAAAACGAATGGATCACAAAGGAGAATTTTTGTGCAATGCTAAGCAGGACTCTGCTTTAATCATTGTAAAAGTTGATTATGTGAAGTGTGTCattcttagttttttttaagttcttatttGCAGAGGAAGCCTTCAGCTACTAtgcttcagagagaacagattgtaacctttttttttttttttttgagacggagtctcactatgtcaccaggctacagtgcagtggctccTTCTCTGCTCACTAAaacctccggctcccgggttcaagcgattttcctgcctgagcctcctgagtagctgagactacaggtgtgtgccaccatgcccagctaattttttgtatttttagtagagacggggtttcactgtgttagccaggatggtgttgatctcctgacctcgtgatccaccctcctcggcccccTTAAGTGCCgagattatagtcatgagccaccgcgctcggccaacatgtttcttatcagacttcaagtctttgttgatgttgatgccagAGAGGTATAATGAAGCATGTCTGACCCCCActtcctgtcatggcctgaaACCGTCTCTctggttaaattttaaaacagtccTGGCTTAGGAGGACGTTCATTCAGATGGGTGGGAGCAgagggcttaggattttatttttgatgtacaAGTCCTATAAGATAAAACTGcacaaattttaaagaacaagTGTCATGCCTGATGTATGGATCACACAAAAAGTTCACCAAACTGTCCAATGCTATAACCAGAGACATTCGAATGACAAATCAGGATGAGAAGTTAATGTTTCCACACTGTAGACAGCTTTTCCCAAGACGTCAGAATAAGTCTTCATATCATAATGAGACTCTTACGCCCTTAACATCTACATTTTTCACTTGACAGAACCTGACCCCCAAATCCTTTCCTGCCGGggggatggcttgagaccaggaggtcaagaccaacctggtcaacatagtaaaaccatctctactgaaaaaacaaaaataaaaatattagtgggggcgaggtggtgcatgcctgtagtcccaagaacgaggcaggaggattggccAAGGCGGATTTTACCAACACCACAATCACATCCCATAAGtaaatctcttttcctctctccaggACTACAGGTAAAGAATGGTAATTGTGCACACCATACTTAGATTCCCTTTCAAAAATGTAATCATAGGTTAGAGGGCCTTGGACTGTTTTTTTTAGTTGCAACAGGTGTAGAAGCCACTGAAGAATGAACTCTGTGACTAAGTCCAGCAAAGCTGTGCAAGTGTGCTAGTTTGGAAAACATTGTGTCTTTCAAGTAGAAAAACGACAGATTGACCATTTATTTCTTCCCACAGTTCAGACTAAAATACAGATGTTTAACCCAAGATCCAGGGAGGGTCTTCAGAGAGATCAAAATCTCCTGATGGTGCCTGAGGACCTCCCACTTTGTCGCAGTGGCAGGAGGAGACAATATTCTGCAATGTCACTGCCCGAGGATGATGGACCAATCAGGGCAGTTAGTGAACTCGATCTGGCCAATCGGAAGTCAGAACAGTAGGCGTGACAAGCGAAGCTGATGTAGTGTCTATCAGTACAGGCTCCAGTGAGACAACCTTCCCAAGCAGTGatggcagggagagggagaagaggggacGGAGACTGATTTTCCCGAATAAAGCATCCCCTGGGATTGGCTACTTTAAGTTCAGAGTACACCTGCTCTTTCCATTCTTCCAAAATCAGAGTAAGCATGTGCtgattttctctttccattcttcctACCCCTCCCCCCACCGTGGTGCATTTGTTATCTACTTTTAATAAGGCAGGTCGCCATCTCAAATCCTTCCTGTCAGTTTCTAACTTTTTCAGGTATGGGATTTTTCCTAGGAACTCTCTATTAACTTAAGAAATTTGGGCCAGGCGCTGtagctcaggcttgtaatcccagcattttggaggacACAGCTAGTggatcgcatgaacccgggaggcagaggttgcagtgaactacgatcacactactgcaccccaccctgggcaatggagcaaaaccctgtctccaaaaaaaagctCACTCAAATCattcctcctgggctcaatcgatcctgtCACCTCCGCCTCAttactacaggcgtgtgccacctcacccctgcttattattattattattattggtttttttagtagagacggtttccctgtgttggccaggctggtccagaCATCccggactcaagccatctgcccgccttTGCAGAGTAGTAGCCCAGGGGACAGTGTGGGGTGACCAGGTTTCTGAGGAGGGGAGGACAGAGATActgggggcagggagcagggtCTCGGGGGAGATCTGGACCCTTGGGAGCCTCCCACCCTCGCTCTGTCATCACCTAGCATCCCTGGAGACAAGTCTGTGACCGTGCACTACATTTGGTGACTCTCAGTCCATTCTGGAAGGTGGGAAGGGAGCCAGCCAGCAGCATTAAAGCCCTACTGTGTAGCAGGGGAGAAGCTAGGGAAGATCCCCCATGTTCTGTCAGTTAGCCATGGCATCAGCCAGGACGGATTATCATCCCCACTTCCTAGATCCAGCACACAGGAAGCGGCTCCAGCTGAATGGCAGACATGCCTAGCTGAGTCACTGCcagaattcctttttattttccaggCCTTCAATGATATTGCCCAATACTTCTCTaagaaagaatgggaaaagatGAAATTCTCGGAGAAAATCATCTATGTGTATATGAAGATAAACTATGAGGCCATGACTAAACTAGGTAACAGAAAGTTCTAGGTACAGGCAAGTCTGGGGACACATGAGCATCCCTTTTCCTGCCTAGGCTACTTCTTAGGCTGCAGAAAgtaccccacattttccttttgtgcAGGGAAAAATCACAAGGCAGCTTCTGGATGTTCTGCTCTTCTGTATCCTGCAgggctgagggcagggactggCCACAGTGGAGCTCATACCTGGATCCTGCACATTCCTCTCCCTTAGGCGTCTGTTCGGATGAGTCCAGCTGTCTCTGTGGCATTCCGgcaccccctacccccaccaccacccaccctaCCTTCCTTCTCTCGGCttgtctctcttttatttttttgagtctgagtctcactctgtcacctaggctagagtgcagtagtgcaatcatagctcaatgcagcctcaaactcctgggctcaaacaatcctcctgctcagcctatggagtagctgaggctacaggctcgtgccaccatgccaaactagttttattttatattttgtagataagggaatctctctatgttgcccaggcttgtcttgagctcctcgcctcaagctatcctcccacctcagcctcccaaagtgctggtactacagacatgagccaccgtgccaggcctaagCTTGTCCCTTAAGGAATAAACATTTggcttctttctaggtttcaaAGTCACCCTCCCACCTTTCATGCATAATAAACGGGCCACAGACTTCCAGGGGAATGATTTTGATAATGACCATAATGGCGGGAATCAGGGTGAGTAGATGGGAAGGGGCTGGAAAGGGTCTCCTCAAGCCCAACTACTTTTCAGCTCAGCTACCTGGGAAAGATCCTCAGACATTTGTTCCCTCATACACATCAggactgagtgaaaaaaaaaattgcttgcaGAAAGTTAACTACAGAGGCCATTCATATAAAATGCTAAAACATGCAAaacaagaatatatattttatggataATAAGTAAATGGTAAATGTATAAAAACATGAATGCGAATAAAAAGCCATCAAATTGAGAACAATGACTGTAAGTGGAGAAGGAGGGGAGCAGGGATTGGTGAGTGCTGCACAGACAGCTTCAGCCGTGACTTGTTGATagtaggggttttttttgtttgttttgttttgtggtttgtttgttttcacggagtttcactcttatcacccagactggagtgctatagcg
This portion of the Macaca thibetana thibetana isolate TM-01 chromosome X, ASM2454274v1, whole genome shotgun sequence genome encodes:
- the LOC126945570 gene encoding LOW QUALITY PROTEIN: atlastin-2-like (The sequence of the model RefSeq protein was modified relative to this genomic sequence to represent the inferred CDS: deleted 1 base in 1 codon), which encodes MAEGDEAALGQQPHQGLRRRRRTSDPSAAVNHVSSTTSLGENYEDDDLVNSDEVMKKPCPVQIVLAHEDDHNFELDEEALEQILLQEHIRDLNIVVVSVAGAFRKGKSFLLDFMLRYMYNKDSQSWIGGNNEPLTGFTWRGGCERETTGIQVWNEVFVIDRPNGTKVAVLLMDTQGAFDSQSTIKDCATVFALSTMTSSVQVYNLSQNIQEDDLQHLQLFTEYGRLAMEEIYQKPFQTLMFLIRDWSYPYEHSYGLEGGKQFLEKRLQVKKNQHEELQNVRKHIHNCFSNLGCFLLPHPGLKVATNPSFDGRLKDIDEDFKRELRNLVPLLLAPENLVEKEISGSKVTCRDLVEYFKAYIKIYQGEELPHPKSMLQATAEANNLAAVVGARDTYCKSMEQVCGGDKPYIAPSDLERKHLDLKEVAIKQFCSVKNMGGDEFCRRYQDQLEAEIEETYANFIKHNDGKNIFYAARTPATLFAVMFAMYIISGLTGFIGLNSIAVLCNLVMGLALTFLCTWAYVKYSGEFREIGTMIDQIAETLWEQVLKPLGDNLMEENIRQSVTNSIKAGLTDQVSHHSRLKTD
- the LOC126945763 gene encoding protein SSX1-like, producing the protein MSLPEDDGPIRAHPWRQVCDRALHLVTLSPFWKVGREPASSIKALLCSRGEAREDPPCSAFNDIAQYFSKKEWEKMKFSEKIIYVYMKINYEAMTKLGFKVTLPPFMHNKRATDFQGNDFDNDHNGGNQVECPQMTFSKLQRILPKEGPAGLCSVTGATRIA